In a genomic window of Sphingomonas bisphenolicum:
- a CDS encoding DUF305 domain-containing protein, translating into MMKNAYASLALQTLVGGIIMYLVMFVMIDSLGSFYNNLNMVYMTLMMVAPMVVLMILAMGHMFPSKAANAALLVGSVVIFAGSFALIRTQTTIGDTAFLRSMIPHHSGAILMCREATLKDPEIVRLCGGIEQSQRREIDEMKAILARK; encoded by the coding sequence ATGATGAAGAATGCTTATGCGAGCCTCGCGCTGCAGACCCTGGTCGGCGGCATTATCATGTATTTGGTGATGTTCGTCATGATCGATAGCCTGGGGAGCTTCTACAATAATCTCAATATGGTCTACATGACACTGATGATGGTCGCGCCGATGGTGGTGCTGATGATCCTCGCAATGGGCCATATGTTCCCATCAAAGGCGGCCAATGCGGCCCTTCTGGTCGGCTCGGTCGTGATATTTGCTGGATCGTTTGCGCTGATCCGCACGCAAACGACGATCGGCGATACGGCATTCCTCCGTTCGATGATCCCGCACCATTCGGGGGCGATCCTCATGTGTCGCGAGGCGACCTTGAAGGACCCGGAGATCGTCCGTCTGTGCGGTGGTATCGAGCAATCCCAACGGCGCGAGATTGATGAGATGAAGGCTATTCTCGCCCGCAAGTAG
- a CDS encoding DUF305 domain-containing protein, which yields MRGDEERIVKKIIAVMIFGLLTTPAIAQMQGMDHSKMDMGQMTNPTPANPYPPAEMEMHQKMMSAMGGDATETWVRKMIEHHRGAIAMSRIVLRDTKDAQVRTMATKAITEQTREVGELQGWLRAHHKRAQ from the coding sequence ATGCGGGGCGATGAGGAGAGAATTGTGAAGAAAATAATCGCCGTCATGATCTTCGGATTGTTGACCACACCCGCGATCGCGCAAATGCAGGGCATGGACCATTCGAAGATGGACATGGGCCAGATGACGAACCCTACGCCGGCCAACCCGTATCCGCCGGCCGAGATGGAGATGCATCAGAAGATGATGTCCGCCATGGGCGGCGACGCGACGGAAACCTGGGTTCGCAAGATGATCGAACATCATCGCGGCGCGATCGCGATGTCACGCATCGTCTTGCGCGACACAAAGGACGCGCAGGTTCGAACGATGGCGACCAAGGCGATTACCGAGCAGACTCGGGAAGTGGGCGAGCTGCAGGGCTGGCTAAGAGCTCACCACAAGCGTGCGCAGTAG
- a CDS encoding DUF411 domain-containing protein, translating into MPLKLVLAAFAASVSVASAAAVPITVHRDPGCGCCEKWAAQVRQQFGRRVAIIDDQQRSAFQRTHGVPARLSSCHTAIVDGMVFEGHVPIADMKRVLAQRPRGVRGLAVTGMPLGSPGMEAPGQPVQAFNVFAFGAGSETIYARHGG; encoded by the coding sequence ATGCCACTGAAACTCGTTCTTGCTGCGTTCGCCGCGTCTGTCTCGGTCGCCAGTGCCGCGGCTGTACCTATCACAGTCCATCGCGATCCAGGATGTGGTTGCTGCGAGAAATGGGCCGCCCAGGTCCGCCAGCAATTCGGCCGGCGCGTGGCCATAATCGATGATCAGCAGCGATCTGCCTTTCAGCGCACGCACGGCGTGCCCGCTCGGCTGTCATCGTGTCATACAGCGATCGTCGACGGCATGGTTTTCGAGGGACACGTCCCTATCGCGGACATGAAGCGCGTTCTCGCGCAGCGTCCTCGTGGTGTGCGTGGTCTTGCCGTAACGGGCATGCCTCTCGGATCACCAGGCATGGAAGCCCCCGGGCAGCCGGTTCAGGCGTTCAATGTCTTCGCCTTTGGTGCAGGAAGCGAAACTATCTACGCGCGGCACGGCGGATGA